The Candidatus Cloacimonadota bacterium genome contains a region encoding:
- a CDS encoding UvrD-helicase domain-containing protein: MKQLVVSDEFLSELDLLSSELKERSLEKIRLLTENPAHPSLNAHKLNRVPNKWECYISMSHRLIYEFQEEEIRLWRIGDHSIIDQAHIRSFSPHTSFRRLDQDEHADEGQTSFQIPAEWLENKNEQADNPFKYVPASHLRILGVPSELIPIVRSAPNPEEAVSVPGLPKHTQTWLMELMTDPVFEDTLFDQHSLLFRTTLDRLEGYCQGKIKRLMLNLEPEQQEFVNKPINGPLMLKGCAGSGKTTVALYRAVQSAQTGGKTIFLTFNRTLANAAQSLIEELIGPLPANLEIANIDAWLVRFLRGRGYSIDILNNDEVQTVFREALQTAQRSERSYVYDFHWSFFRDEIGRVIKGNGLTKQDDYLAIPRYGRKSALRRKARAATWAVYEAYQEQLQSRKRIDWQDISLIAYRELFKKALDKPYEHVIIDEAQDLTSIQVRIAQRMMGGGSPSGARSIFLVGDVSQTLYSRGFSWKQAGLMLQGRSHNLRKNFRNTRQIAEAAAGLNSYNRLMQLSD; the protein is encoded by the coding sequence ATGAAACAGCTTGTAGTAAGCGATGAATTCCTAAGTGAGTTAGATTTACTCTCTTCAGAACTTAAAGAGCGATCATTGGAAAAGATCAGGCTCTTAACCGAGAATCCGGCTCATCCTTCCCTTAACGCCCATAAATTGAACAGGGTGCCGAACAAGTGGGAGTGTTACATCTCCATGAGCCATAGGCTGATCTACGAGTTTCAGGAAGAGGAAATCCGCCTCTGGAGGATAGGAGACCACTCCATAATCGATCAAGCGCATATTCGCTCCTTTTCACCTCACACTTCGTTTCGCAGACTGGACCAAGATGAACATGCGGATGAGGGACAAACAAGTTTCCAAATCCCGGCTGAATGGCTTGAAAACAAAAATGAGCAAGCTGATAACCCCTTTAAATACGTTCCAGCATCTCACCTTAGGATTTTGGGAGTCCCTTCTGAACTGATCCCGATTGTCAGGTCCGCGCCCAACCCGGAAGAAGCTGTTTCTGTTCCTGGCTTACCCAAACACACTCAGACCTGGCTGATGGAGTTGATGACTGATCCGGTGTTTGAAGATACTCTCTTTGACCAGCACAGCCTGCTATTCAGAACTACCCTTGACCGCTTGGAGGGATATTGCCAGGGCAAGATTAAAAGGTTAATGCTCAATCTGGAGCCAGAACAGCAGGAATTCGTAAATAAGCCCATTAACGGGCCTTTGATGCTCAAAGGCTGTGCTGGGTCGGGCAAGACCACGGTTGCTTTATATAGGGCAGTTCAAAGCGCTCAGACGGGTGGCAAAACGATCTTCCTCACCTTCAACCGCACTCTGGCCAATGCAGCACAATCTTTGATCGAGGAGCTGATCGGCCCTTTACCTGCCAATCTGGAAATTGCAAATATCGATGCTTGGTTGGTGAGATTCCTCCGAGGCAGGGGTTACTCCATAGACATATTGAACAACGACGAAGTTCAGACAGTTTTTCGGGAAGCGCTGCAGACAGCCCAGAGAAGCGAGCGTTCTTATGTGTATGACTTCCATTGGTCCTTCTTCCGTGATGAGATTGGCAGAGTAATTAAGGGCAACGGACTAACTAAGCAGGACGATTATCTAGCCATACCCAGATACGGCCGCAAATCAGCTTTGCGCAGAAAGGCCCGGGCGGCCACTTGGGCAGTTTATGAAGCATATCAGGAGCAGCTTCAGAGCAGAAAACGCATCGATTGGCAGGATATCAGCCTGATAGCGTATCGTGAATTGTTCAAGAAAGCTCTGGATAAACCTTACGAGCATGTGATAATTGACGAGGCACAGGATCTGACCTCCATTCAAGTAAGAATTGCCCAGCGGATGATGGGTGGAGGATCACCCAGTGGAGCTCGGAGTATCTTTTTGGTGGGTGACGTGTCTCAAACCCTATACTCGAGGGGTTTTTCCTGGAAGCAGGCAGGGCTAATGCTGCAGGGTAGAAGCCACAACCTGCGCAAGAATTTCAGGAACACAAGACAGATAGCCGAGGCAGCCGCTGGCTTGAATAGTTATAATCGTCTGATGCAGTTATCAGAT